CCTGCATAGCGAACCAGAAAGTCCTCAGGCACATATCCGTGAATAAACCCGCCGATGCCGATTGCCAGGATCACAAATAGCCAGACTCGCTTGAGGATATCAGCCGTATTCCATTTGGCATACTGAAGTCTTTCCCTGAAGGGCTGGTTGAAAACTTCTTGTCCCTGTCCTGCCTTGATCGTGTAGACGTACTCCTCAACCCACTTTTCAAGCTTCAGCCTGCCGATGATAAGTCCGGCGATTATGGCGACCAGAAGACCGGTGCCCATATAGATGACCGCTATCTTCCAGCCGAACAAGCCCCAAAGAAGAACAACGGCAACCTCATTTACCATTGGTGAGGAGGTGAGAAAGGAGAATGTGACGCCGAGAGGAACCCCGGCTTCAACAAAGCCTATGAACAGAGGCACAGCCGAGCAGGAACAAAACGGAGTGACAATACCCAGCAGGGCGGCAAGTATATTACCGATAAACTCCTTTTTATGAGACAGGATGCGTTTGGTCTTTTCAGGTGGGAAATAGCTTCTGACAATAGAAACGATAAATATGATGACAGCGAGCAGCAGAAAAATCTTGATCGTGTCGTAAATGAAGAAATTAAGGGCATCGGCGAGTTTTGATCCTCGATCAAGCCTCACAAGATCGTACGTTATATAGGATGGAAAAGCCTTCAGCATTAAAACTTTCTCTATCGTGGATACTTGTTTATATATCAACATAAATTGATATGTTTGTCAAGAGTGAACGTTTAAGTGCTTGACATTATATATTTTTTTAATGCTGTTGATTCTTACTAATGAAGTCCTTTTTATTTTTACTACCCCAAAAAGGCAAAAAAGGGTTGCCCCCTCCGCTACATACCCTGTAGTGCTGGATTTTGTGCGGGGGTAAACGAAAGGGGAGGACGGCGATGAGCTATTCTCCCTTTCTTTATTTCTTATGAAGTGTTCCAGCCACTATTGCATGAGTGTATATCAATTGTGATACAGTAAGATTAATAAGGAGGTGTCACGTGGCAAAGACAGCAATGATAACGGCGAGAGTTGACCCTGAGTTAAAAAGCGATGCTGAAAAAGTATTGCACAAGCTTGGGATCAGCACGACCGAGGCGATAAATCTGTTTCTGTCGCAGGTGAGGCTGCGCAAAGGGTTGCCTTTTGGTGTAAGGATACCAAACAAGACCACCCTGAAGGCCATGAAGGACGCTGAAGAGGGGCGGAACCTTACAGAGTCCGAAGACGCTGAGGATATGTTCAGGAAGCTGGGCATATAAAGAATGCCGAAGCCACGGTATACCCGACAATTCAAGAAGAACATAAAGAAGATTCAGGCGTCGGGCGACAAGGACATGGAGAAGCTTAAGACCGTTGTGCGAAAACTTGTAGACGCCACGACGCTTGAAAGCAGATATCATGACCATTCGCTTGCAGGCAATTTAAAAGGGCATAGACACTGTCATATAGAGCCTGACTGGATATTGCTTTATCGGATAGACAAAGAGAGGCAGGAAACTACTTTTGTCCGAACCGGCAGTCATTCGGATCTGTTTGTGTGTCAGTATCTCGTACTAAAAAAACTCAGACTGATGCGGAGTTTCAAAAGGGTGTGTCAGTAAAATGTGCACTTCGTATTATGCCAGACGAAAGCCGGAATGAGGCAGTCCCATATTGGACAGGCGGCGCTTGTTTCCTTCAGAAAGAGGGAGTTCTGTTTTCCTTTGTCCGATGTCATTAACACCGACGAACAAACACCGCGCCCATCTCAGCGGCAGTGTTGACTTCCAAAATAACATATCACAAGTTGCTTGCAATGTATGCCCCATACTATTCATGGCAATTTGACACGCCAAAACTTGACTTCGGCCATTACTATTGTATTTCCTTCTGAGTCCCAGGATCTCGATTATGAGATGAAACAACGAATAAAAAGGATTGAAAGAATCATGATTTATTTTTCTTGATCTTTTCCAGCCCTTTTAATATACCCCCGGTAATGCTTTTTTCTCTCAGTGATACGTTGACACCCCCCATGTCAGACATCTCATGGCCTTTTTCTACCGAGATGGAAGATGATTTTGACATCGATAGGACCTGGCTCGGATAGACACTCCTGTGTCCGGTCATCAGGAAACTGATGACGCATGCAACGGCTGCATATGGAGCGACAGCTGGCCCGAAGATCTCCACTGCCATAATACTTGCCGAAATTGGCGTATTAGCGGCACCGGCCAGAAGGCTGACCATGCCGATAGCGGCAAAGACCGCAGGATCAAGTCCTAACGCATGCCCAAAGATGTTGCCTGCCGTTGCCCCTATAAAAAAGATAGGGGTCACAATGCCGCCGCTGCCTCCGAAATTCAAGGTGATGGAAGTGTAGAGCATTTTCATGAAGGAAGCCGACCAGGGAATCTGCCCGCCTTCGAGGGCAGTCTCGATGGTGTCTAACCCCAGGCCCAGGTAGCGGGTAGAAACAAGGAGTGCCAAACCCGCAAGGATAATGCCGCCAAGAACGCCTTTGAGGGCCATGGGCATCCTGATCTTGCGACTTGTGCTTTTGAGGTAATTCAGTAGTTCGATAAACACAAAAGAGCAGAGGCCGAAGAACAAGCCACTCAAACATACCTTGATGAAAAAAAAGCTGCTGAAGACAGGCACAAAATTCAGCGCGTGGTGAAAATAGGTAATGCCCAAATAGGATGAAACATGATATCCGACGATCCCAGCAACGAACGAGGGCAGGAGAACATCGTAAATAAGGCCTCCGACAAATAAGACTTCCACCCCGAAGATAGCGCCCGCAATGGGGGTACCGAACACGCTGGCAAACCCGGCGCTGATGCCGCATATGACTAACTTTTTGCGGTCTCTGTCATCAAATCTGAGCAAGTCCGCCATCGAAGACGAAAGCCCTGCCCCTATCTGGGCACAGGGGCCTTCTTTTCCTGCAGATCCCCCAAGAGCTATCGTTATAATTGTTGCAAGCAGTTTTACAGGGACCACGAGAGGGTTTATCTTTCCCGAACGTTTGTGGACCGCCTCGATAACTCTTTCGGTGCCATGGCCTTCAGCCTCGGGGGCAAGGTACTTGACGATAATGACACTCAGAAACATCGCAAGGGGAAGGAGTACGAAGTAATATTTATATCCTTTTGCAAAGGCCATGCTGATGCCGAGTAACTTAAGAAAAATGGCCGTCGAAAAGCCGACGATAATACCGGCAACAGAGGCAAGAAAAATCCATTTGCTGATACTGATAAACAAAACTGAACCTTCGAGAACCCTTTTTCTCATTTATTAAATCTCCCAACGGATACTCGGCAAAACATAGTAAAAAGCCTTTCGAAGCCTTCCTCCACAAGAGCATGGGATAGCCTATTATACAGAAGTGAAGAACCTGGCTGCAATTGACGACATTATTTATAAAATTGCAAGAGACAGATATGATAGAACGTCAAAGGTGCTCATTTCACGTGAAGGTTAGATGGGCAGTCTCTGCAATTCTGGATGAAAGTTTCATTGTTATAGCGCAGGCAGTCCGCGCAGATTTTAGGGAGCACAGGCTAACCAGATCGACTCATAAAATCTGTTCGTTATTTCCCGTACTTTGCAAACGAGAACAATTATTTTTGTTTGTATTGTGCACACAGTTGCGACAATCTGAACCTGTTGACTCCAGGAAGGCACTGAAATTTTGTCTGACCTTTGCAGATGCTCTTTCCCCCAGCATAATGCAGGGCGAAACTTACTGGATCGCTTGGCTGATCTGAAAGACTCTCGCTCCTCACGATGTCTTCCTGTTATCGACACTGAGGCCTTTATGACACACGCGAGAGATTCGTTTGGAAAATGATAGTCAATGGAAATCTGACAGATGTAGGTAACGTGTAGAAATGGGCAATAATGAGATATTTCGGTGAACGCGACGTTCTCCCTATAACAAAGTGGCCACGGCCTCATCGACGGCATGCTAACTTTCTTTTCGAAATGATAAGTCCTACTATCACGACATCATCCAGAAAAACGCACCACTTGGCCCGATTTCAAAAAAATCTGGTGTAAACGGGGTCGGTAACCTGAAATTGACGAATTTTATTCTCATGATATGCTTTGGTTAAGTTTAGATGTTATAGAAGACCCAGTTGAAGAGGGTATACGCGCAGACAAAACTTCAAAAAGATTCAGGCACAATTAATCCCATGTCTGTCTCTTTAGCAATCTCGTTGAAGGGAAGACTGTACTTTCAGTAAAAGAGAAACAGGGAAAGGAGGAGGAAAGTCATGAACATAAGATTGGCTTTGTGCATGACGGATGGTTTGATGGTTCTGTATGCGGAAGCCCTCAACGCCTTGCATGGGGACATAAAGCTGTGAACAACTCTATACTCCATGACATTGTCACAGCCATTCCTCTTCTGGCGGCGGCAGGTGGGTTGGTGTATGCGGCCTTGCAGTTTCGGGGGTGGAGGACCTCCCAATACGTGGCGAATTTCACCAAACTTATTGAACTCCAGTTACAAATCCGGAAGATGGTCATCGACGATCCCACTTTGGGACCGGAGGGGGTTCCCAAAGAGCAAATGCGGGACTACTACTACAACCTTACACAGCTGAGCTTGTTCGAAATCGCCTGGTATAGCCACAAGTATGGTCATTTGACCGATGATTACTTTGCGTCCTGGGAAGTAAATATGCTTTCTATCGCTACGCGCCCAGCCTTTCGCGCTATGTGGCAAAGCGACC
Above is a window of Thermodesulfovibrionales bacterium DNA encoding:
- a CDS encoding permease, encoding MLKAFPSYITYDLVRLDRGSKLADALNFFIYDTIKIFLLLAVIIFIVSIVRSYFPPEKTKRILSHKKEFIGNILAALLGIVTPFCSCSAVPLFIGFVEAGVPLGVTFSFLTSSPMVNEVAVVLLWGLFGWKIAVIYMGTGLLVAIIAGLIIGRLKLEKWVEEYVYTIKAGQGQEVFNQPFRERLQYAKWNTADILKRVWLFVILAIGIGGFIHGYVPEDFLVRYAGNGNPFAVPMAVALGVPLYSNAAGVIPIVYALMEKGMNMGTVLAFMMAVTALSLPEMIILRKVLKIPLLAVFAGIMAVTITAVGYLFNAIL
- a CDS encoding type II toxin-antitoxin system RelB/DinJ family antitoxin — encoded protein: MAKTAMITARVDPELKSDAEKVLHKLGISTTEAINLFLSQVRLRKGLPFGVRIPNKTTLKAMKDAEEGRNLTESEDAEDMFRKLGI
- a CDS encoding type II toxin-antitoxin system YafQ family toxin codes for the protein MPKPRYTRQFKKNIKKIQASGDKDMEKLKTVVRKLVDATTLESRYHDHSLAGNLKGHRHCHIEPDWILLYRIDKERQETTFVRTGSHSDLFVCQYLVLKKLRLMRSFKRVCQ
- a CDS encoding chloride channel protein; amino-acid sequence: MRKRVLEGSVLFISISKWIFLASVAGIIVGFSTAIFLKLLGISMAFAKGYKYYFVLLPLAMFLSVIIVKYLAPEAEGHGTERVIEAVHKRSGKINPLVVPVKLLATIITIALGGSAGKEGPCAQIGAGLSSSMADLLRFDDRDRKKLVICGISAGFASVFGTPIAGAIFGVEVLFVGGLIYDVLLPSFVAGIVGYHVSSYLGITYFHHALNFVPVFSSFFFIKVCLSGLFFGLCSFVFIELLNYLKSTSRKIRMPMALKGVLGGIILAGLALLVSTRYLGLGLDTIETALEGGQIPWSASFMKMLYTSITLNFGGSGGIVTPIFFIGATAGNIFGHALGLDPAVFAAIGMVSLLAGAANTPISASIMAVEIFGPAVAPYAAVACVISFLMTGHRSVYPSQVLSMSKSSSISVEKGHEMSDMGGVNVSLREKSITGGILKGLEKIKKNKS